The following are from one region of the Penaeus chinensis breed Huanghai No. 1 chromosome 5, ASM1920278v2, whole genome shotgun sequence genome:
- the LOC125025968 gene encoding cuticle protein AMP1A-like — translation MKFVVLALLVAVAFADRLYEAPARAASDEIAILRDDRVIEDDGRYNFDMETANGIVMSESGSPGDEGAINSAGSFSYTAPDGTDVHLQYVADERGFQPQGDHLPVAPEFPHPIPQFVLDQIAFAAEEDARNARGEVSRSYGAPHDD, via the exons ATGAAATTT GTAGTGCTCGCCCTTCTTGTCGCCGTGGCCTTTGCCGACCGGCTGTATGAGGCCCCAGCTCGTGCTGCCTCCGACGAGATCGCCATCTTGAGGGACGACCGCGTGATCGAGGACGACGGAAGGTACAACTTTGACATGGAAACTGCCAACGGAATCGTCATGTCTGAGTCTGGCTCTCCTGGAGACGAGGGAGCCATCAACAGTGCTGGATCCTTCTC ATACACCGCTCCTGACGGCACGGACGTCCACCTCCAGTACGTAGCTGACGAGCGCGGCTTCCAGCCACAGGGTGACCACCTGCCAGTGgcccccgagttcccccacccgatccctcagttcgtcctcgaccagatcgccttcgccgctgAGGAGGACGCCCGCAATGCCCGTGGAGAGGTCTCCCGCTCCTATGGTGCTCCTCATGATGACTGA
- the LOC125025966 gene encoding cuticle protein AMP1A-like, protein MKFVVFLVLIAVAFADRLYEAPAARADSDEIAILRDDRVIEDDGRYNFDMETANGIVMSESGSPVGDEGAINSAGSFSYTAPDGTKVHLQYVADERGFQPQGDHLPVAPEFPHPIPQFVLDQIAFAAEEDARNARGEVSRSYGAPHDD, encoded by the exons ATGAAATTC GTAGTATTTTTAGTTCTTATCGCCGTGGCCTTTGCCGACCGGCTGTATGAGGCCCCTGCGGCTCGTGCTGACTCCGACGAGATCGCCATCTTGAGGGACGACCGTGTGATCGAGGACGACGGAAGGTACAACTTCGACATGGAAACTGCCAACGGAATCGTCATGTCTGAGTCTGGCTCTCCTGTAGGTGACGAGGGAGCCATCAACAGTGCCGGCTCTTTTTC GTACACTGCTCCAGACGGCACTAAGGTCCACCTCCAGTACGTAGCTGACGAGCGCGGCTTCCAGCCACAGGGTGACCACCTGCCAGTGgctcccgagttcccccacccaatccctcagttcgtcctcgaccagattgCCTTCGCCGCTGAGGAGGACGCTCGCAATGCCCGTGGAGAAGTCTCCCGCTCCTATGGTGCTCCTCATGATGACTAA
- the LOC125025378 gene encoding cuticle protein AMP1A-like gives MKFVVLALLVAVAFADRLYEAPARAASDEIAILRDDRVIEDDGRYNFDMETANGIVMSESGSPGDEGAINSAGSFSYTAPDGTDVHLQYVADEHGFQPQGDHLPVAPEFPHPIPDFVLEQIAFAAEEDARKARGEVSRSYGAPHDD, from the exons ATGAAGTTT GTAGTGCTCGCCCTCCTTGTCGCCGTGGCCTTTGCCGACCGGCTGTATGAGGCCCCAGCTCGTGCTGCCTCCGACGAGATCGCCATCTTGAGGGACGATCGCGTGATCGAGGACGACGGAAGGTACAACTTCGACATGGAAACTGCCAACGGAATCGTCATGTCCGAGTCTGGCTCTCCTGGAGATGAGGGAGCCATCAACAGTGCTGGCTCCTTTTC GTACACCGCTCCTGACGGCACTGACGTCCACCTTCAATACGTAGCTGACGAGCACGGCTTCCAGCCACAGGGTGACCACCTGCCAGTGgcccccgagttcccccacccaatccctGACTTCGTCCTCGagcagatcgccttcgccgcggAGGAGGACGCCCGCAAGGCCCGTGGAGAGGTCTCCCGCTCCTATGGTGCTCCTCATGATGACTGA
- the LOC125025380 gene encoding cuticle protein AMP1A-like codes for MKFVVLALLVAVAFADRLYEAPARAASDEIAILRDDRVIEDDGRYNFDMETANGIVMSESGSPGEDGAINSAGSFSYTAPDGTDIHLQYVADENGFQPQGDHLPVAPEFPHPIPDFVLRQIEFAKEEDARNARGEISRSYGAPHDD; via the exons ATGAAGTTT GTAGTGCTCGCCCTCCTTGTCGCCGTGGCCTTTGCCGACCGGCTGTATGAGGCCCCAGCTCGTGCTGCCTCCGACGAGATCGCCATCTTGAGGGACGACCGCGTGATCGAGGACGACGGAAGGTACAACTTCGACATGGAGACTGCCAACGGAATCGTCATGTCTGAGTCTGGCTCTCCTGGAGAAGATGGAGCCATCAATAGTGCTGGATCCTTTTC GTACACCGCTCCTGACGGCACTGACATCCACCTCCAATATGTagctgacgagaacggcttccagccgcAGGGCGACCACCTGCCAGTGgctcccgagttcccccacccaatccccgACTTCGTCCTCAGGCAGATCGAATTCGCCAAAGAGGAAGATGCCCGCAATGCCCGTGGAGAGATTTCACGGTCTTATGGTGCTCCTCATGACGACTAA